The following coding sequences lie in one Streptomyces venezuelae genomic window:
- the fxsT gene encoding FxSxx-COOH system tetratricopeptide repeat protein produces MSSAEASGSVRGGHQATVVTFYSYKGGVGRTMALANVAWLLADAGRRVLVVDWDLESPGLHRYLRPFLRNPELTESTGVVEMVQDYGRAVEALAAENLPDAEKETRLAELLERHTQVGMHTDSLSYRFARPTGRIDFLGPGRQDGLYGRRVATFDWARFYQEQSGRLFADALRESLRTADYDYVLIDSRTGHSDNASLCTLLLPDVVVVGFNFSNQSIEGSAAVARQVREQSGSRIRVLPVPMRVDRSHPEQAERRRSRARDQFAGAASPILLTSEEQYWREVEVAHLPNVAYEEVLIPFALQNYEPSLQKQAYERLGREISGDADLRFAPVAPDVRENLVERFAEVPAASRVVRLVFEPQERRWADWIRAELFANGVMCEFDRGSGERTGRSDTTVTYLVLMSSVMVGSARLTGLMAHLNPDGLIGRPKVDVAWLEDVEVHPPFRDRPGPRLHTLEEGPARNALLTHFLPGDRRGVPWADRSGNGPRFPGRHPQISHVPPLRQGEFLGREDCLQELRNALPPGQAARKPVVLYGPPGVGKRTYALEYLNRFRADYDIVWWMPADSSENVVRELVLLSAQLGASRRSSPRAVDALRELLEGRHGGPERLLLVYEDARHPDEIESLLFNSNQVHVLITSENPEWGTLAHPICIEPPSPEEAVRYLRRKAPQLTPELAARLVGLGETLPQLLDQMAAYLQSTARPPEAAVAEFVQGVGNRQAVGQEFSSAVWQSVVEDLGKERPASLDLLRMLTALSPEGVGWDLLESPAALEFLGLPEGAEGRHQLGFAARGLLSRSQARRGQDGKRLTASRMILAAQLGELEPTEAAEIAAGVRRVLAAYAPPDDRVDDQDMYPRYAELDLHVESSGAVMDDSPEVRRWLVNQVRYRRRTQCLEAAFTLAQRLEQTWTASAGDDERLLLLLRLRVELANIHTDAGRFPEANRINGAALEELRRLQGLDGEFTLRSALGRGGELRALGRPQDALAEDQSTRDILRCKYGPENHFTLMAGSNLGLSLDMVGLPNDSLEQHQEVHEQRVRVLGEQHELTLRSSVHVASRLRETGRYDDSLTRLQEIYRLTQTNEELGWAHMTTLLAACSLASTLRHIATLSPALSSQTRRAKADSARMLNARARDAFVVYGGPRHPEALVAGVGLAADLRFLGRIDGPHGARALAEENLAAFREWGEDHLFTRICEVNLALVLRDAEDETAAELSERGLRGLRETLHVDSHHPLILTAALCHANMLVFAGDSRAARELDEVTHQGLLEKFGPDHPLTLTVAAHLGLRADAGGHASPDNRISIELDVPKI; encoded by the coding sequence ATGAGCAGTGCCGAAGCGTCCGGTTCCGTACGTGGTGGACACCAGGCGACCGTCGTCACCTTCTACTCGTACAAAGGCGGGGTCGGGCGGACGATGGCACTGGCCAACGTCGCCTGGCTGCTCGCCGACGCGGGCCGTCGCGTCCTCGTCGTCGACTGGGACCTCGAGTCACCCGGCCTCCACCGCTACCTGCGCCCCTTCCTGCGCAACCCCGAACTGACCGAGTCCACCGGCGTGGTGGAGATGGTCCAGGACTACGGCCGGGCCGTGGAGGCGCTGGCGGCCGAGAACCTCCCCGACGCCGAGAAGGAGACCAGACTCGCGGAGCTCCTCGAGCGGCACACCCAGGTGGGCATGCACACCGACTCGCTCTCCTACCGCTTCGCGCGCCCCACCGGCAGGATCGACTTCCTCGGACCCGGCCGCCAGGACGGCCTCTACGGCCGGCGCGTCGCGACCTTCGACTGGGCCCGCTTCTACCAGGAGCAGAGCGGCCGGCTCTTCGCCGACGCGCTCAGGGAGAGCCTGCGCACCGCCGACTACGACTACGTGCTCATCGACAGCCGCACCGGCCACTCGGACAACGCCAGCCTGTGCACGCTGCTCCTGCCGGACGTGGTCGTCGTCGGCTTCAACTTCAGCAACCAGTCCATCGAAGGGTCCGCCGCCGTCGCCCGGCAGGTGCGCGAACAGTCCGGCAGCCGGATCAGGGTCCTGCCGGTCCCGATGCGCGTGGACCGCTCCCACCCGGAACAGGCCGAGCGCCGCCGCTCCCGGGCCAGGGACCAGTTCGCGGGCGCGGCGAGCCCGATCCTGCTCACCAGCGAGGAGCAGTACTGGCGCGAGGTCGAGGTGGCACACCTGCCGAACGTCGCGTACGAGGAAGTCCTCATCCCCTTCGCCCTGCAGAACTACGAACCCTCGCTGCAGAAGCAGGCCTACGAACGGCTCGGCCGGGAGATCAGCGGCGACGCCGACCTGCGCTTCGCCCCCGTCGCGCCCGACGTCCGCGAGAACCTGGTCGAGCGGTTCGCCGAGGTGCCCGCGGCCTCCCGCGTCGTACGTCTCGTGTTCGAGCCGCAGGAGCGCCGGTGGGCGGACTGGATCCGTGCCGAACTCTTCGCGAACGGGGTGATGTGCGAGTTCGACCGCGGCTCCGGCGAGCGGACCGGCCGGAGCGACACGACCGTCACCTACCTCGTCCTGATGTCATCCGTCATGGTCGGCTCCGCCCGCCTCACCGGTCTGATGGCCCACCTGAACCCGGACGGGCTCATCGGCCGGCCGAAGGTCGACGTGGCCTGGCTCGAGGACGTCGAGGTGCACCCGCCGTTCCGTGACCGGCCGGGCCCCAGGCTGCACACGCTGGAGGAGGGCCCGGCACGCAACGCCCTCCTGACCCACTTCCTCCCCGGCGACCGCCGCGGCGTCCCGTGGGCGGACCGGTCCGGGAACGGGCCGCGCTTCCCCGGCAGGCACCCCCAGATCTCCCACGTCCCGCCGCTGCGCCAGGGCGAGTTCCTCGGCCGCGAGGACTGCCTGCAAGAGCTGCGCAACGCGCTGCCCCCGGGCCAGGCGGCGAGGAAGCCGGTCGTGCTGTACGGCCCGCCCGGAGTGGGCAAGCGGACCTACGCGCTCGAATACCTCAACCGGTTCCGCGCCGACTACGACATCGTGTGGTGGATGCCCGCCGACAGCTCGGAGAACGTCGTACGCGAACTCGTGCTCCTGAGCGCCCAGTTGGGTGCGTCCCGGCGCTCGTCGCCCCGGGCCGTGGACGCGCTGCGCGAGCTCCTCGAGGGCCGGCACGGCGGACCCGAGCGGCTGCTCCTCGTCTACGAGGACGCACGCCACCCCGACGAGATCGAGAGCCTGCTCTTCAACAGCAACCAGGTGCACGTCCTCATCACGTCCGAGAACCCGGAGTGGGGCACGCTGGCCCACCCCATCTGCATCGAGCCGCCGTCCCCCGAGGAGGCCGTACGGTACCTGCGGCGCAAGGCGCCGCAGCTGACCCCCGAACTCGCCGCACGTCTGGTGGGGTTGGGGGAGACGCTGCCGCAGCTCCTCGACCAGATGGCCGCGTACCTGCAGAGCACCGCACGCCCGCCCGAGGCCGCGGTCGCCGAGTTCGTGCAGGGAGTCGGCAACCGGCAGGCCGTCGGCCAGGAGTTCTCCTCCGCGGTCTGGCAGAGCGTCGTCGAGGACCTGGGCAAGGAGCGCCCGGCCTCCCTCGACCTGCTGCGGATGCTGACGGCGCTGTCGCCGGAAGGCGTCGGCTGGGACCTCCTGGAGTCCCCGGCCGCCCTGGAGTTCCTCGGGCTGCCCGAGGGCGCGGAGGGCCGCCATCAGCTCGGCTTCGCGGCCCGCGGTCTGCTCAGCAGGTCCCAGGCGCGCCGCGGCCAGGACGGCAAGCGGCTCACGGCGTCCCGGATGATCCTCGCGGCACAGCTCGGCGAACTGGAGCCGACCGAAGCGGCGGAGATAGCCGCCGGGGTCCGCCGCGTCCTCGCCGCCTACGCACCCCCGGACGACCGGGTCGACGACCAGGACATGTACCCGCGCTACGCGGAGCTCGACCTCCACGTCGAGTCCTCGGGCGCGGTGATGGACGACAGCCCCGAGGTCCGCCGCTGGCTCGTCAACCAGGTGCGCTACCGGCGCCGCACCCAGTGCCTGGAAGCCGCCTTCACCCTGGCCCAGCGGCTTGAGCAGACCTGGACCGCGTCCGCCGGCGACGACGAACGCCTGCTTCTCCTGCTGCGCCTGCGCGTCGAACTGGCCAACATCCACACCGACGCCGGACGGTTCCCGGAGGCCAACCGGATCAACGGCGCCGCGCTGGAGGAACTGCGCAGGCTGCAGGGCCTGGACGGCGAGTTCACGCTGCGCAGCGCGCTCGGGCGCGGCGGTGAGCTGCGGGCCCTGGGCCGCCCCCAGGACGCCCTCGCCGAGGACCAGTCCACCCGGGACATCCTGCGCTGCAAGTACGGACCCGAGAACCACTTCACGCTCATGGCGGGCAGCAACCTCGGACTCTCGCTCGACATGGTCGGCCTGCCCAACGACTCCCTGGAGCAGCACCAGGAGGTGCACGAGCAGCGGGTGCGGGTCCTCGGCGAGCAGCACGAGCTGACCCTGCGCAGCTCCGTGCACGTGGCCAGCAGGCTGCGCGAGACAGGACGGTACGACGACTCGCTCACCCGGCTCCAGGAGATCTACCGCCTCACCCAGACCAACGAGGAGCTCGGCTGGGCCCACATGACGACGCTCCTCGCGGCCTGCTCACTGGCCTCGACGCTGCGGCACATCGCCACGCTCTCCCCGGCGCTGTCCTCGCAGACGCGGAGGGCGAAGGCGGACTCGGCCCGCATGCTCAACGCGCGGGCGCGGGACGCCTTCGTCGTGTATGGAGGGCCCCGGCACCCCGAAGCCCTCGTCGCGGGCGTGGGCCTCGCGGCCGACCTCCGGTTCCTCGGCCGGATCGACGGGCCCCACGGGGCACGGGCGCTGGCCGAGGAGAACCTCGCCGCGTTCCGCGAGTGGGGCGAGGACCACCTCTTCACCCGGATATGCGAGGTCAACCTCGCCCTGGTGCTGCGCGACGCGGAGGACGAGACCGCCGCCGAACTCAGCGAGCGGGGCCTGCGCGGCCTCAGGGAGACCCTCCATGTGGATTCGCACCATCCGCTGATCCTCACCGCGGCCCTGTGCCACGCCAACATGCTCGTCTTCGCGGGCGACTCACGGGCGGCGCGGGAGCTCGACGAGGTGACGCACCAGGGCCTGCTGGAGAAGTTCGGCCCCGACCACCCCCTCACGCTGACCGTGGCCGCGCATCTGGGGCTGCGGGCGGACGCCGGGGGCCACGCGAGCCCGGACAACCGGATCAGCATCGAACTGGACGTACCGAAGATCTGA
- a CDS encoding DUF2975 domain-containing protein, translating into MTFALAVLCGLAFVGTAVTHMLDDGAVCVQTDFWQNAKLASDEPLPTHKGVDAASSATRLCQDGPSVAQRAADLGNELPWLLFGALALLLFSRLLDAVLAQGPFTDAVSRRLSALGWLVTVGTPVAGLVVGWSHSWLVASMAPIVGSEPTVAGPQALILAGLAAVIMGKIMREGVRMREDLEGTI; encoded by the coding sequence GTGACCTTCGCGCTGGCGGTGCTCTGCGGGCTCGCGTTCGTCGGCACGGCGGTCACGCACATGCTCGACGACGGGGCGGTCTGCGTGCAGACGGACTTCTGGCAGAACGCGAAGCTCGCGTCGGACGAACCCCTGCCGACCCACAAGGGCGTCGACGCGGCGAGCAGCGCCACCCGCCTCTGCCAGGACGGCCCGTCCGTCGCGCAGCGCGCCGCCGATCTCGGGAACGAACTGCCCTGGCTGCTGTTCGGCGCCCTGGCCCTGCTGCTCTTCTCGCGGCTGCTCGACGCCGTCCTCGCGCAGGGTCCGTTCACCGACGCCGTGTCGCGCCGCCTCTCCGCCCTCGGCTGGCTGGTCACCGTGGGCACGCCCGTCGCCGGGCTCGTCGTCGGCTGGTCGCACTCCTGGCTCGTCGCGAGCATGGCACCGATCGTGGGTTCGGAACCGACGGTCGCCGGGCCGCAGGCGCTCATCCTCGCCGGCCTCGCCGCGGTGATCATGGGCAAGATCATGCGCGAGGGCGTCCGCATGCGGGAGGATCTGGAAGGGACCATCTGA
- a CDS encoding helix-turn-helix domain-containing protein → MPEEELHSIRIHLDRLLAERGMTLTELSEKVGITVVNLSVLKNGRAKAVRFSTLSRICEVLRCQPGDLITHDDGGGGQRG, encoded by the coding sequence ATGCCCGAAGAGGAACTGCACTCGATCCGGATCCACCTGGACCGGCTCCTGGCCGAGCGCGGCATGACCCTCACCGAACTGTCGGAGAAGGTCGGGATCACCGTCGTCAATCTGTCCGTGCTCAAGAACGGGCGGGCCAAAGCCGTCCGGTTCTCGACCCTGTCGCGGATCTGCGAGGTGCTGCGATGTCAGCCGGGTGACTTGATCACCCATGACGACGGCGGCGGGGGACAACGGGGCTGA
- a CDS encoding toll/interleukin-1 receptor domain-containing protein has product MDPAAFFYTSCVRADGWRALTRFHADLEYQLRIQEGFGVSGVLGAVAEPESVRESAVTRAGVMIVLYSPRYFTDRGAGLEWAVFDARMRHHEDIRGVTARGCLVPLCWKPVADDQLPEGVRPSVEGPGAFDWLRQYGLESLAAPTHAENEVRYYTLLEQLAKTIAEAGRTELERLDPADAQELDPAFGSESAAQAGQTADTGSVRDWARWTEIIDSGTLQRRAPGSVAISYVGADQPWADWMSEVLGQRGHDVVQRRWRASRESLQDAVAQARAAAERMLVIFSRNYFAAGNTSPTEWADTFAHSPGRPSQAVLVQIDKAPRPLLVRDANVVVLAGADPAEAEHLIEQVLPESPQRSADRGSGR; this is encoded by the coding sequence GTGGATCCAGCCGCTTTCTTCTATACGAGTTGTGTACGTGCCGATGGCTGGCGCGCGCTGACGCGCTTCCACGCCGATCTGGAGTACCAGCTGCGCATCCAGGAGGGGTTCGGCGTCAGCGGCGTACTGGGCGCGGTCGCGGAGCCGGAGTCGGTCCGCGAGTCCGCCGTGACCAGGGCCGGAGTCATGATCGTGCTGTACTCCCCCCGCTACTTCACCGACCGCGGCGCCGGGCTCGAGTGGGCGGTCTTCGACGCCCGCATGCGCCATCACGAGGACATCCGGGGCGTCACGGCGCGTGGCTGCCTGGTCCCCCTGTGCTGGAAGCCCGTCGCCGACGACCAGCTTCCGGAGGGCGTACGCCCATCGGTGGAGGGGCCCGGAGCCTTCGACTGGCTGCGGCAGTACGGCCTCGAGTCCCTGGCGGCCCCCACCCATGCGGAGAACGAAGTACGGTATTACACACTGCTCGAACAATTGGCCAAAACCATTGCCGAGGCGGGGCGTACGGAACTGGAACGACTCGACCCGGCCGACGCCCAGGAGCTGGACCCGGCGTTCGGCAGCGAGAGCGCCGCGCAGGCGGGGCAGACGGCGGACACCGGCAGCGTGCGCGACTGGGCGCGCTGGACCGAGATCATCGACTCCGGCACGCTGCAGCGGCGCGCGCCGGGCTCCGTCGCCATCAGTTACGTCGGTGCCGACCAGCCCTGGGCCGACTGGATGTCGGAGGTGCTCGGCCAGCGGGGGCACGACGTCGTGCAGCGCCGCTGGCGTGCCAGCAGGGAGAGTCTCCAGGACGCGGTCGCCCAGGCGCGGGCCGCCGCAGAGCGGATGCTCGTCATCTTCTCGCGCAACTACTTCGCCGCCGGGAACACGAGCCCCACCGAGTGGGCGGACACGTTCGCCCACTCCCCCGGGCGGCCTTCGCAGGCCGTCCTGGTGCAGATCGACAAGGCGCCCCGGCCGCTGCTCGTCCGTGACGCGAACGTCGTCGTCCTGGCCGGCGCGGACCCGGCGGAGGCCGAGCACCTGATCGAGCAGGTGCTCCCCGAGTCCCCGCAGCGGTCGGCGGATCGTGGGAGCGGCCGGTGA
- a CDS encoding putative immunity protein, with translation MILPKVRDPRFITIRRGGTLTDSDHQLMALWAAACAERVLPFFEATQPSDMRPREAIEQVRAWTRGDIKMSESRAAGGHAMAAARVLSGAARHAAFAAGQAAVVAHVAAHELGAAAYAIKAVRAAAPRGQGEEAGRLECRWQRDQLPAGIRALVLDDQRLRNGICWSVFEC, from the coding sequence ATGATCCTTCCGAAGGTCCGCGATCCGCGCTTCATCACCATCCGGCGCGGCGGCACGCTCACGGACTCCGACCACCAGCTCATGGCCCTGTGGGCCGCCGCCTGCGCGGAGCGCGTCCTGCCGTTCTTCGAGGCGACACAGCCCTCGGATATGCGGCCCCGCGAGGCGATCGAGCAGGTCCGGGCGTGGACCCGCGGCGACATCAAGATGTCCGAGTCCCGGGCGGCGGGCGGCCACGCCATGGCCGCGGCACGGGTGCTGAGCGGCGCCGCCCGGCACGCCGCGTTCGCCGCGGGGCAGGCGGCGGTGGTGGCACACGTGGCCGCGCACGAACTCGGCGCCGCGGCCTACGCGATCAAGGCCGTGCGGGCGGCGGCCCCGCGGGGGCAGGGTGAGGAGGCCGGCAGGCTCGAATGCCGATGGCAGCGCGATCAGCTCCCGGCCGGGATCCGTGCACTCGTCCTGGATGACCAGCGGTTGCGGAACGGGATCTGCTGGTCGGTGTTCGAGTGCTGA
- a CDS encoding FxsB family cyclophane-forming radical SAM/SPASM peptide maturase translates to MRCETAPRATPPPDGPAATFTQFVVKLYSRCNFGCPDCYIYEHRDSGWTEQPLVMGPAVMRRLSARITEHLRRHTPERAQVVLHGGEPLLAGPAILERFARRLRADCQGLTTRVDLLVQTNASRIDRTFLEIFRRYDVTVGVSVDGTARSHDRRRPDRAGRGTYTEVARALTLLRSPRYRQLYGGLLCVVDIEADPVETYEALLTHEPPTVDLLLPHATWQFPPPRPPGADDAPYGRWLAAVFDRWFDAPRRETSLRLFDSLLDLHLGGTSTSEMWGPYGSDVVVIQPSGLIEYNDILKTVSARAARSVLHIGAHDFDRAAADPGFAAERAGLTGLCAQCRACPVVDICGGGLRAHRHRPDNGFDNPSCFCADLRYLIDHVRQRLTHGVSTLRTHLDREGWSA, encoded by the coding sequence GTGCGGTGTGAGACCGCACCCCGCGCCACTCCGCCGCCCGACGGACCGGCGGCGACGTTCACCCAGTTCGTGGTGAAGCTCTACAGCCGCTGCAACTTCGGCTGCCCCGACTGCTACATCTACGAGCACCGCGACAGCGGCTGGACCGAACAGCCCCTTGTCATGGGCCCCGCCGTGATGAGACGGCTGTCCGCGAGAATCACCGAGCACCTGCGCAGGCACACCCCCGAACGGGCCCAGGTCGTCCTGCACGGAGGCGAACCCCTGCTGGCCGGGCCCGCGATCCTGGAGCGCTTCGCCCGCCGCCTGCGCGCCGACTGCCAGGGCCTCACCACCCGGGTCGACCTGCTCGTCCAGACCAACGCCTCCCGTATCGACCGCACCTTCCTGGAGATCTTCCGCCGCTACGACGTCACCGTCGGCGTCAGCGTCGACGGCACCGCCCGCTCGCACGACCGCAGACGCCCCGACCGGGCGGGCCGGGGAACGTACACCGAAGTGGCCCGCGCCCTGACCCTGCTGCGCTCCCCGCGCTACCGGCAGCTGTACGGCGGACTGCTGTGCGTCGTGGACATCGAGGCCGACCCCGTGGAGACGTACGAGGCGCTCCTCACACACGAGCCGCCCACCGTCGACCTGCTCCTCCCGCACGCCACCTGGCAGTTCCCGCCGCCCCGGCCACCGGGTGCGGACGACGCGCCTTACGGCCGCTGGCTGGCCGCCGTCTTCGACCGCTGGTTCGACGCCCCGCGGCGTGAGACCTCGCTGCGGCTCTTCGACTCGCTGCTCGACCTGCACCTCGGCGGCACCAGCACCAGCGAGATGTGGGGCCCCTATGGCTCGGATGTCGTGGTGATCCAGCCGTCCGGACTCATCGAGTACAACGACATCCTCAAGACGGTCAGCGCACGGGCCGCCCGCTCCGTACTCCACATCGGCGCCCACGACTTCGACCGCGCGGCCGCCGACCCCGGCTTCGCCGCCGAGCGCGCCGGTCTCACCGGACTCTGCGCGCAGTGCAGGGCCTGCCCGGTCGTCGACATCTGCGGAGGCGGGCTCCGCGCCCACCGCCACCGCCCCGACAACGGCTTCGACAACCCGTCGTGCTTCTGCGCCGACCTCCGGTACCTCATCGACCACGTACGGCAGCGGCTCACGCACGGCGTCAGCACCCTGCGCACGCACCTTGACCGAGAGGGGTGGAGCGCATGA